The Rhodoferax sediminis genome has a segment encoding these proteins:
- a CDS encoding DUF494 family protein: MFEVLVFVYENYWRGDACPELQQLGRKLSIVGFEEDEIAQALVWLDGLNLAAQDTQMAPVAEPAAPRQSPISMRVYSVAEQDHLGAQCLGFISFLESSGVLPAPMREIVLDRAMAAPGDPVSLDDLKIIVLMVYWRFGEEPDSLVLDELCDDASGRLAH, from the coding sequence ATGTTTGAAGTGCTCGTGTTCGTCTACGAAAACTACTGGCGAGGCGATGCGTGCCCCGAGCTGCAGCAGCTCGGGCGCAAGCTGAGCATCGTCGGCTTCGAGGAAGACGAGATCGCCCAGGCCTTGGTCTGGCTCGATGGACTGAATCTGGCCGCCCAGGACACGCAGATGGCCCCGGTGGCCGAGCCCGCCGCCCCGCGCCAGTCGCCCATCAGCATGCGCGTGTACTCGGTGGCCGAGCAGGACCATCTGGGCGCGCAATGCCTGGGATTCATCAGTTTTCTCGAATCGTCGGGGGTGCTGCCCGCGCCCATGCGCGAAATCGTGCTGGATCGCGCGATGGCCGCGCCCGGCGACCCGGTCTCGCTTGACGATCTCAAGATCATCGTGCTGATGGTGTATTGGCGTTTTGGCGAGGAGCCCGACTCGCTGGTGCTCGACGAACTGTGCGACGACGCGTCGGGCCGGTTGGCGCACTAG